The DNA segment CATTCGTCTTCAGCGCGGCCGGCAAACAAGGGCCGGTTGCCCTGGCGGGCGTGGCCACCATGGCCTACAGCGGCAGCCTGATGGGGCCGCCGGTGATCGGCGCGCTGGCGCACGGCTTTGGCATGCAGGCAGCCATCGGCTTTATCGGCGTGCTGGCCGCGCTGATTGCCATCGTCGCCGCGCGTGCGGGCCTGCTCAGGTAAGCAGAGGCCCGCCAACGTCAGCTGCCGCCTCTCAACGCTCAGGGCAGTATCCGCACGGAAGGCTCGCGCGCCCACTGGCGCGTGGCGGCGGCGGCGATGAAGCCCTTGGCATCATCGGCGGCGATGACGCCGGCGTCCGGCACCACATTGGCCTTGTCCAGCAGCGCTTGCGCCCCCGGGTTGGCGGCGATCGCCTTCAGATGGGCAAAGGCGTCGCTGACGAAATCGAGCGCGGCGGCTTCACTGCACAGCATCTGCGCGCCTGCCGCCGACAGCACCACGGCGACCGCGTCGAACATGACCGAGGGCGTGCCGGCCAGCTGGCCATCGGCCGGCAGCAGCGTGCCATCGGCCAGCGTTGCGCCGCCGACCTTGGGGGCGATGATCTTCACGCCGGCGCCGACATCGGCAGCAGCCTTGCGCAGGGATTCGATGACCTTGCCGTCGCTGCCGTCAGCGACCAGGATGCCGACGGCGCGGCCGGCAAGCGTGTGGCGCATCTTGCCGATGATTTGCAATGCCGGCGAGGGCGCCATGTCCTGCACCGGCACAGCGGGCTTGGGCGCCTCCGGCAACGGCAACCCCAGGCCATCGGCGACGCGCTGCGCCAGGTCCGCATCGATGTGGCGCAAATGGCCGACCATCGCCTGGCGCACATGCAGGTGCGCGACCTTGGACAGTTCGAACACCAGCGCAAAGGCCAGGTGGGTTTGCTCGGTGGGCGTCTGGCTGCGATAGAACAGGCGCGCCTGGGTGTAATGGTCGGCAAAGCTTTCGGCACGGATGCGGCCCTTTGCGCCGCTCTCGGGGGTGGCGTGACTGGGAAAGCCGGCGGCCGGGGTCTCGCGCGGCGAATCCGGGTCCAGCGATTGCGGCTCGTACGCCACCCGCCCCTTGGGCTGCGCCATCTGCATGTGGCCGTCGCGCTGGTGGTTGGCGAACGGGCATTTCGGCGCGTTGACCGGGATCTGGTGGAAGTTGGGCGAGCCCAGCCGCGACAGCTGCGTATCCAGGTAGGAAAACAGGCGGCCCTGCAGCAGCGGGTCGTTGGAGAAATCAATGCCGGGCACGATATTGGCGGGGCAGTAAGCCACCTGCTCGGTCTCGGCGAAAAAATTGTCCGGCCAGCGGTCCAGCACCATGCGGCCGATCACTTGCAGCGGCAGCATTTCTTCGGGGATCAGCTTGGTCGCATCGAGGTGGTCGAACGGGAATTTTTCAGCCTCTTCCTCGGTGAAGAGCTGCACGGCCAGTTCCCATTCCGGAAAGTCGCCGCGGCCGATGGCTTCGAACATGTCGCGCCGGTGGAAGTCGGGATCGGCGCCGGCGATCTTGCAAGCTTCATCCCAGAGCGTCGACTGCAGTCCGAGCCTGGGGCGCCAGTGGAACTTGACGAAGGTGGATTTGCCGGCGGCATCGAGCAGGCGGAAACTATGTACGCCAAAGCCTTCGATCATGCGCAGCGAGCGCGGGATGGTGCGGTCGGACATGATCCACATCACCATGTGCATCGATTCCGGCGTCAGCGATATGAAATCCCAGAAGGTGTCATGCGCCGAAGCCGACTGCGGAAAGCCGCGGTCCGGCTCCATCTTGACCGAGTGCACCACGTCCGGAAACTTCATGGCATCCTGGATGAAGAAGACCGGGATATTATTGCCGACCAAATCCCAGTTGCCTTCCTTGGTGTAGAACTTGACCGCAAAGCCGCGCACGTCGCGCGGCGTATCGACCGAGCCGGCGCCGCCAGCCACGGTCGAAAATCGCGTGAATACCGGGGTTTTTTCCCCGACTTCCGTGAGAATTTTCGCAGTGGTGTACTGCGCCAGCGAATGGGTCAGTTCGAACGTGCCATGCACGCCGGTGCCGCGCGCATGCACGATGCGCTCCGGGATGCGCTCATGGTCGAAATGCGTGATTTTTTCGCGCAGGATAAAGTCTTCCAGCAGGGTCGGTCCGCGCGTATTGGCTTTCAGGGAATTCTGATTGTCAGGAATCGGAATGCCCTGATTGGTTGTCAGTTGCGGCTGACTGCCGTTGGCAACCTGGTGTAACTCGCCGCCCGTGCCCGCGAGGGTGCCTGGTTCGCCGGCGCCCTTGGAGGCTTGCTTGCGGGGCGTGCCACTGTCTCCGGATTTCTTGTCATTGGCCATTTTTACTCTCGTCAGTTAGCGTAGGGAAAGGGACAAGGCGATCCTGCCGCCGGCACGACCGCTTGCAATTTGGTTAACGAATACGGGTAGATGCAAGGCGCAAAGTGAAAGTTCCTGCTGTGCGATAGGCCGTCCGTGGCAGGGCAGGTGTACCTATTGCACCCCCTTCTTCTGCTTTGTCCGGGTTGCCTCGGCAGGCGGCGCAACGGGCTTTTCCTTTGCCATGGCCAGCAGCTGCGCGCACGGACTCTTTTGATCCGGGCCGGGATTGATCAAGGCAAGCAGGGCCGCCAGCGGAGTCGCCAGGGTGCCCAGCAAGGTTGCTGCGCCCGCCTTCATGGCCACAATGCCCTTGTCGACCCCCACATCCGGCTGCTTGAATGTCCCGCGCACATGCAGCGGCGAGCGCAGCGAAATCACGCGCAAGCCCTTGCTTTCGGGGAGGATCGTCAGCCCCAGCGTTTCGCGGGCAAGGTTGATTTGTCCCTCCACGCCAATGATCGCATCTTCGGTATCAACCACGAATGTGCGGGCCTGCATGAGGCCATCCTTGACGGAAAAGTCGCCGGCGAGGCAGTTCAGGCGCACCTGTCGGTCGCCAAAAATCTGCGTGACGACGAGGCTGCCCAAATTCAACCCCATGGCCTCCAGGATGAACTTGCTGATGGTGCCTTCGGTAATAAAGCCCTTGATTTCGCCGTTGGCTGACGCTGCCAGCGCCGCGAGGGAATTGCCGCTGGCCGATAGCGCTGCATTGACATGAATTTGCCCGAGGCTTGCACGCATCGATTCTGCCTTGGGAAACAGCCGGTTGAGCTGGATGCCGCGCGCGGTCACCTGCATGCGTGCCCGCGCCGGTTCGCGCTTGCCATCGATGTCCAGTTCGGCGTTGAACCTTCCGCCAGCCACGCCGAAATTCAGCGGTGCCAGTGACAGGGCACCGTTATCCAGGCGCACGGTGGTAACGAGGTCGTCGATCGGGATGCTTTCTTCGCGGATGATTTTTTTTCCGGTGAAGCGCACTTGCGCATCGATCTTGTC comes from the Janthinobacterium sp. 17J80-10 genome and includes:
- a CDS encoding catalase — protein: MANDKKSGDSGTPRKQASKGAGEPGTLAGTGGELHQVANGSQPQLTTNQGIPIPDNQNSLKANTRGPTLLEDFILREKITHFDHERIPERIVHARGTGVHGTFELTHSLAQYTTAKILTEVGEKTPVFTRFSTVAGGAGSVDTPRDVRGFAVKFYTKEGNWDLVGNNIPVFFIQDAMKFPDVVHSVKMEPDRGFPQSASAHDTFWDFISLTPESMHMVMWIMSDRTIPRSLRMIEGFGVHSFRLLDAAGKSTFVKFHWRPRLGLQSTLWDEACKIAGADPDFHRRDMFEAIGRGDFPEWELAVQLFTEEEAEKFPFDHLDATKLIPEEMLPLQVIGRMVLDRWPDNFFAETEQVAYCPANIVPGIDFSNDPLLQGRLFSYLDTQLSRLGSPNFHQIPVNAPKCPFANHQRDGHMQMAQPKGRVAYEPQSLDPDSPRETPAAGFPSHATPESGAKGRIRAESFADHYTQARLFYRSQTPTEQTHLAFALVFELSKVAHLHVRQAMVGHLRHIDADLAQRVADGLGLPLPEAPKPAVPVQDMAPSPALQIIGKMRHTLAGRAVGILVADGSDGKVIESLRKAAADVGAGVKIIAPKVGGATLADGTLLPADGQLAGTPSVMFDAVAVVLSAAGAQMLCSEAAALDFVSDAFAHLKAIAANPGAQALLDKANVVPDAGVIAADDAKGFIAAAATRQWAREPSVRILP